In the Kribbella sp. NBC_00482 genome, one interval contains:
- a CDS encoding carbohydrate ABC transporter permease, with translation MTALQTEAALPETAQAGPPAKKKPRAIGTTAWYVVALFICAVMVVPLLWMITIGLKSRTAVFDIPPKLLPHEWTWSNFINGPKAIHFPKLLLNSFVITGLSVIGGVMTAMMAGYALARLRFPGRKTWFYLFVGSMLLPGVVGLIPLFQMYKSIGWYDTWLPLIVPAFLGGNPLFIFLARQYFLAIPYSIDEAAKIDGAGHLRIFVSVMLPLTRPAWLTMAILAFQASWNDYLNPLVYLYSSGKWPLSVGMASFISPFAGKTPDWSYYMATNLLYMLPPLIIFFAAQRYFIQGLGALGSTTQK, from the coding sequence GTGACAGCACTTCAGACTGAAGCCGCCTTGCCCGAGACGGCGCAGGCCGGACCCCCGGCGAAGAAGAAGCCGCGCGCGATCGGTACGACGGCGTGGTACGTCGTCGCGTTGTTCATCTGCGCGGTGATGGTCGTACCGCTGCTGTGGATGATCACGATCGGCCTGAAGAGCCGGACCGCGGTGTTCGACATCCCGCCGAAGTTGCTGCCGCACGAGTGGACGTGGAGCAACTTCATCAACGGGCCGAAGGCGATCCACTTCCCGAAGCTGCTGCTGAACTCGTTCGTCATCACCGGGCTGAGTGTCATCGGCGGCGTGATGACCGCGATGATGGCCGGCTACGCGCTGGCCCGGTTGCGGTTCCCGGGCCGCAAGACCTGGTTCTACCTGTTCGTCGGCAGCATGCTGCTGCCGGGCGTGGTCGGACTGATCCCGTTGTTCCAGATGTACAAGAGCATCGGCTGGTACGACACCTGGCTGCCGCTGATCGTCCCGGCGTTCCTCGGCGGGAACCCGTTGTTCATCTTCCTGGCCCGGCAGTACTTTCTCGCGATCCCCTATTCCATCGATGAAGCGGCGAAGATCGACGGCGCCGGGCACCTGCGGATCTTCGTCAGCGTGATGCTGCCGTTGACCCGGCCGGCCTGGCTGACGATGGCGATCCTCGCGTTCCAGGCCTCCTGGAACGACTACCTGAACCCACTGGTCTACCTGTACTCGTCCGGCAAGTGGCCGTTGTCGGTCGGTATGGCGTCGTTCATCTCCCCGTTCGCCGGGAAGACGCCGGACTGGAGCTACTACATGGCCACCAACCTGCTTTACATGCTGCCGCCGCTGATCATCTTCTTCGCCGCGCAGCGCTACTTCATCCAGGGCCTCGGCGCTCTCGGCAGCACGACCCAGAAATAG
- a CDS encoding ABC transporter substrate-binding protein, giving the protein MKRTLSVTALACAGLLTATACSGESDSGSSDGPVTVKVMTWESAETNAAIKKALADFKDDNVKVELLDTPSGQYGDKLASLTQAKQLPDLFWCGNDTEQQYTSQGLLVDWADKLQNGDGDFKADKFVPSAIENWKTADGQMGGLPSLMNTYGVWYNADAFTAAGLPLPKAGWTWDDMYTAAAKLANKNGAKYGLVADQLTGPDGPFTMSMYSVSAGGAPFTDNVNHPTKAEADDKYKEGVEKLTAAIKNGSVAPPGYDAANVQSLFAAGKVPMTFGGQWLAAGFQTDKPKVKYGFAPFPQVQTPTTLYDSVGICTPQYTKNQDATYKVLEYINTKVWDAVLPASPVAPPAYTPAQPSYFDALTKAQQQTVVDTVNADLSAEKTVGVRFTTQWASQVGDLTTANYQPILSGKKPITDLPSYVDKINNLIKQGS; this is encoded by the coding sequence GTGAAGAGGACATTGAGTGTGACCGCGTTGGCGTGCGCGGGGTTGCTGACGGCAACGGCCTGCAGCGGCGAGTCGGACAGCGGGTCGAGCGACGGGCCGGTCACCGTCAAGGTGATGACCTGGGAGTCGGCCGAGACCAACGCCGCGATCAAGAAGGCGCTGGCGGACTTCAAGGACGACAACGTCAAGGTCGAACTGCTCGACACCCCGAGCGGTCAGTACGGCGACAAGCTCGCGTCGCTGACCCAGGCGAAGCAGCTGCCGGACCTGTTCTGGTGCGGTAACGACACCGAGCAGCAGTACACGTCGCAGGGCCTGCTGGTCGACTGGGCCGACAAGCTCCAGAACGGTGACGGCGACTTCAAGGCCGACAAGTTCGTGCCGTCCGCGATCGAGAACTGGAAGACCGCCGACGGCCAGATGGGCGGTCTGCCGTCACTGATGAACACGTACGGCGTCTGGTACAACGCCGACGCGTTCACCGCGGCCGGTCTGCCGCTGCCGAAGGCCGGCTGGACGTGGGACGACATGTACACCGCGGCCGCGAAGCTCGCGAACAAGAACGGGGCGAAGTACGGCCTGGTCGCCGACCAGCTGACCGGTCCGGACGGGCCGTTCACGATGAGCATGTACTCCGTGTCGGCCGGTGGCGCGCCGTTCACCGACAACGTGAACCACCCGACGAAGGCCGAGGCCGACGACAAGTACAAGGAAGGCGTCGAGAAGCTGACCGCCGCGATCAAGAACGGGTCGGTCGCGCCGCCCGGGTACGACGCGGCGAACGTGCAGTCGCTGTTCGCGGCCGGCAAGGTGCCGATGACGTTCGGCGGGCAGTGGCTGGCGGCCGGGTTCCAGACCGACAAGCCGAAGGTCAAGTACGGGTTCGCGCCGTTCCCGCAGGTGCAGACGCCGACCACGCTGTACGACTCGGTCGGGATCTGCACGCCGCAGTACACCAAGAACCAGGACGCGACGTACAAGGTGCTCGAGTACATCAACACCAAGGTGTGGGACGCCGTACTGCCGGCCTCCCCGGTCGCGCCGCCGGCGTACACACCCGCGCAGCCGAGCTACTTCGACGCCCTCACCAAGGCGCAGCAGCAGACCGTCGTCGACACGGTCAACGCTGACCTGTCCGCGGAGAAGACGGTCGGCGTCCGCTTCACCACCCAGTGGGCCTCACAGGTCGGCGATCTCACGACCGCCAACTACCAGCCCATCCTGAGCGGCAAGAAGCCGATCACCGACCTCCCCTCCTACGTAGACAAAATCAACAACCTGATCAAGCAGGGCAGCTAA
- the egtD gene encoding L-histidine N(alpha)-methyltransferase codes for MTLIDVHLTPDYAARALREDVRAGLAATPKWLPPKWFYDARGSELFEEITRLPEYYPTRAEREILHARAGEIAAITNAHTLVELGSGSSEKTRLLLDGLRTHGTLTSFVPLDVSESALRDAADAINADYPSLDVHGVVGDFTAHLDKLPGDPPRVVAFLGGTIGNLIPAEREAFYRSVREVLEPGEWLLLGTDLVKDPATLVAAYDDSAGVTAEFNKNVLRVINRQLGADFDVDAFEHVALWDADNEWIEMHLRATRAMRVLIPEIHLEVTFDEGEEISTEISAKFHRSGVEAELDKAGFTPAAWWTDNEARFALSLWQAV; via the coding sequence GTGACCCTCATCGACGTACATCTGACGCCGGACTATGCGGCTCGGGCATTGCGGGAGGATGTTCGGGCGGGGTTGGCGGCGACGCCCAAGTGGTTGCCGCCGAAGTGGTTCTACGACGCGCGGGGGAGTGAGCTGTTCGAGGAGATCACGCGGCTGCCGGAGTACTACCCGACGCGGGCCGAGCGGGAGATCCTGCACGCGCGGGCCGGTGAGATCGCGGCGATCACCAACGCGCACACGCTGGTCGAGCTCGGGTCCGGGTCGTCGGAGAAGACCCGCTTGCTGCTCGACGGGCTCCGGACTCACGGCACGCTCACGTCGTTCGTCCCGCTCGACGTGTCGGAGTCTGCGTTGCGGGATGCGGCCGACGCCATCAACGCCGACTACCCGAGTCTCGACGTACATGGTGTGGTCGGCGACTTCACTGCGCATCTCGACAAGCTTCCGGGTGATCCGCCGCGGGTTGTCGCGTTCCTCGGCGGCACGATCGGCAACCTGATCCCGGCCGAGCGCGAGGCGTTCTACCGTTCTGTGCGCGAGGTCCTCGAGCCGGGTGAGTGGTTGTTGCTCGGCACCGACCTGGTGAAGGACCCCGCCACGTTGGTCGCGGCGTACGACGACTCGGCCGGCGTCACCGCCGAGTTCAACAAGAACGTGCTCCGGGTGATCAATCGGCAGCTTGGCGCGGACTTCGATGTGGATGCGTTCGAGCATGTCGCGCTCTGGGACGCGGACAACGAGTGGATCGAGATGCACCTACGCGCCACCCGCGCGATGCGGGTGCTGATCCCGGAGATCCACTTGGAGGTCACGTTCGACGAGGGCGAGGAGATCAGCACCGAGATCTCCGCCAAGTTCCACCGCTCCGGAGTCGAAGCCGAACTCGACAAAGCGGGCTTCACCCCGGCCGCCTGGTGGACCGACAACGAAGCCCGCTTCGCCCTGTCACTCTGGCAAGCCGTCTAG
- the egtC gene encoding ergothioneine biosynthesis protein EgtC, producing MCRHLAYLGPAVTLASLVQEPSHSLFEQSWSPRDMRGGGSVNADGFGLGWYVDGQSVRYRRNVPIWTDDNLPELAGSIRSGAVIAAVRNGTDGMPHTESSVSPFKVGNWMFSHNGRLPGWPESTVKLAEQLPVAELLKLDAPVDSALLFALVSNRLRDGITPADAVASVVREVESVAPGSRLNLLLTDGEQIVATSWTHSLRVRQTADSVTVSSEPFGSADWDEVPDRSLLVATATTLQITPMEGRE from the coding sequence ATGTGCCGCCACCTCGCCTACCTGGGACCGGCGGTCACGCTGGCGTCCCTCGTCCAGGAGCCCTCCCACTCGCTGTTCGAGCAGAGCTGGTCGCCGCGCGACATGCGCGGCGGCGGCTCGGTCAACGCCGACGGCTTCGGCCTCGGCTGGTACGTCGACGGCCAGTCGGTCCGGTACCGGCGCAACGTGCCGATCTGGACCGACGACAACCTGCCCGAGCTGGCCGGCTCGATCCGATCCGGCGCCGTGATCGCCGCCGTCCGGAACGGGACCGACGGCATGCCCCATACCGAATCCTCGGTGTCGCCGTTCAAGGTCGGGAACTGGATGTTCAGTCACAACGGACGGCTCCCGGGCTGGCCGGAGTCGACGGTGAAACTGGCTGAGCAGTTGCCGGTCGCCGAGCTGCTGAAACTCGACGCACCGGTCGACTCCGCGCTGCTGTTCGCGCTCGTCTCCAACCGCCTGCGCGACGGGATCACACCCGCCGACGCGGTCGCCTCCGTCGTCCGGGAAGTGGAGTCGGTCGCGCCCGGATCGCGATTGAACCTGCTGCTGACGGACGGGGAGCAAATCGTCGCCACCTCCTGGACACATTCGCTCCGGGTCCGGCAGACCGCCGACTCGGTGACCGTCAGCTCGGAACCGTTCGGATCCGCTGACTGGGACGAAGTACCCGATCGTTCGCTGCTCGTGGCCACCGCCACCACCTTGCAGATCACCCCGATGGAAGGACGAGAGTGA
- the egtB gene encoding ergothioneine biosynthesis protein EgtB: MNHQLSDLSPEGLRSFVGEQLERSRARTVQLTDAVDTDDLVKQHSKLMSPLVWDYAHIGNQEELWLVRDVGGREPLRQDIDELYDAFQHARADRPSLPLLGPVETRSYVTEVRDKVLDVLDHVKFDAGRELVDNAFAFGMITQHEQQHGETMLATHQLREGAPVLDAPPPPAGRRLPSAEVFVPGGVFEMGTSIEPWALDNERPAHGVHVKPYVIDTVPVTNGDYLRFVLGGGYQDPQWWSEAGWAHVQKASLVAPRFWSQVDGEWWRLRFAHRELLPLDEPVMHVCFYEAEAYAKWAGKRLPTEEEWEFAARYDPSSGRTRRFPWGDESPGPQHANLGQRHLRPAPVGAYPAGASPLGVEQLIGDLWEWTSSDFRPYPGFRAWPYDEYSLVFFGPDYKVLRGGSFGTDEVVARGTFRNWDYPIRRQIFAGFRCARDARPEELHAEESHA, encoded by the coding sequence ATGAATCACCAACTGTCCGATCTGTCGCCCGAGGGCCTGCGGTCCTTCGTCGGTGAGCAGCTCGAGCGGTCCAGGGCGCGGACGGTCCAGCTGACCGATGCGGTCGACACCGACGACCTGGTCAAGCAGCACTCCAAACTGATGTCGCCGCTGGTCTGGGACTACGCGCACATCGGCAACCAGGAGGAGCTCTGGCTGGTGCGCGACGTCGGCGGCCGCGAGCCGCTGCGCCAGGACATCGACGAGCTGTACGACGCGTTCCAGCACGCACGCGCGGACCGTCCGTCCCTGCCGCTGCTCGGTCCGGTGGAAACGCGGAGCTATGTGACCGAGGTACGGGACAAGGTGCTGGACGTGTTGGACCACGTGAAGTTCGACGCCGGGCGTGAGCTGGTGGACAACGCGTTCGCGTTCGGCATGATCACGCAGCACGAGCAGCAGCACGGCGAGACGATGCTGGCGACGCACCAGCTGCGGGAGGGTGCGCCGGTGCTCGACGCGCCGCCGCCTCCCGCGGGGCGGCGGCTGCCGTCGGCCGAGGTGTTCGTGCCGGGGGGCGTGTTCGAGATGGGTACGTCGATCGAGCCGTGGGCGCTGGACAACGAGAGGCCCGCGCACGGCGTCCACGTGAAGCCGTACGTGATCGACACCGTGCCGGTGACCAACGGGGACTACCTGCGGTTCGTGCTCGGCGGTGGGTATCAGGATCCGCAGTGGTGGTCCGAGGCCGGGTGGGCGCATGTCCAGAAGGCTTCGCTGGTCGCGCCGCGGTTCTGGTCGCAGGTCGACGGCGAGTGGTGGCGGCTGCGGTTCGCGCACCGGGAGCTGCTGCCTCTGGACGAGCCGGTGATGCACGTCTGCTTCTACGAGGCGGAGGCGTACGCGAAGTGGGCCGGCAAGCGGCTGCCGACCGAGGAGGAGTGGGAGTTCGCGGCACGGTACGACCCGTCGAGCGGCCGGACGCGGCGGTTCCCGTGGGGTGACGAGTCGCCGGGTCCGCAGCACGCGAACCTCGGCCAGCGGCACCTCCGGCCGGCGCCGGTCGGGGCGTATCCGGCGGGTGCCTCGCCACTGGGCGTGGAGCAGCTGATCGGGGACCTGTGGGAGTGGACGTCGAGCGACTTCCGCCCGTACCCGGGGTTCCGCGCGTGGCCGTACGACGAGTACTCGCTGGTCTTCTTCGGGCCCGACTACAAGGTGCTCCGCGGCGGCTCGTTCGGCACCGACGAGGTCGTTGCCCGCGGCACCTTCCGGAACTGGGACTACCCGATCCGCCGCCAGATCTTCGCCGGCTTCCGCTGCGCCCGTGACGCTCGCCCCGAGGAACTGCACGCTGAGGAGTCGCACGCCTGA
- a CDS encoding glutamate-cysteine ligase family protein codes for MTSSGGSPATTPIGSRADAEGYVAMVCFKHGPPRLYGVELEWTVHHADDPHRPLDAGLLSKALGVHAPATLVRGSPQLPLSRGALVTVEPGGQVEISGPASDSIPQLIDDTAADAAELTALLQDADLVPGAYGLDPFRTPRRILTVPRYAALEHAFQRLGPHGPRMMCSTAGLQICLDAGEADQTALRWRALHDLGPALVGLFANSRRRAGADTGWASARTQATFGTCAPFTEPPPLDADMADPAAAWARTAMEAPVLCMRRGDTWDAPTGLTFGAWADGQLPGNRPTYDDLDYHLSTLFPPVRPRGYLEVRYLDAQPGDGWIAPTLLLTALMSAPIDQVLAAAEPAAGRWFPAAREGLNDALVLRAARDVVALGTEVMDRTGVDPELIAAVATRLQRVVDNTHGRRAS; via the coding sequence GTGACCTCGTCCGGTGGTTCTCCGGCGACGACTCCGATCGGCTCCCGGGCCGACGCGGAGGGCTACGTCGCGATGGTCTGTTTCAAGCACGGTCCACCTCGGCTGTACGGCGTCGAGCTCGAGTGGACCGTGCATCATGCGGATGATCCGCACCGGCCGCTCGACGCCGGACTACTGAGCAAGGCCCTGGGCGTGCACGCCCCTGCGACCCTGGTGAGAGGCAGTCCGCAGCTGCCGCTGAGCCGGGGCGCACTGGTCACGGTGGAGCCGGGTGGCCAGGTAGAGATCTCCGGCCCAGCGTCGGACTCGATCCCGCAGCTGATCGACGACACCGCCGCCGACGCGGCCGAGCTGACGGCACTCCTGCAGGATGCGGACCTGGTCCCGGGCGCCTACGGCCTCGACCCCTTCCGCACACCGCGCCGCATCCTCACCGTCCCGCGGTACGCCGCGTTGGAACACGCCTTCCAGCGCCTCGGACCGCACGGGCCGCGGATGATGTGCAGCACGGCCGGCCTGCAGATCTGCCTCGACGCAGGCGAAGCGGACCAGACCGCCCTCCGCTGGCGCGCACTGCACGACCTCGGGCCGGCTCTGGTCGGCCTGTTCGCCAACTCCCGCCGCCGCGCCGGGGCCGACACCGGTTGGGCCTCGGCCCGCACACAGGCGACCTTCGGCACCTGCGCCCCGTTCACCGAGCCGCCACCGCTCGACGCCGACATGGCTGATCCGGCCGCTGCGTGGGCCCGGACGGCGATGGAGGCGCCGGTTCTCTGCATGCGGCGCGGCGACACCTGGGACGCACCTACCGGGCTGACGTTCGGTGCCTGGGCGGACGGACAGCTGCCCGGCAACAGACCGACGTACGACGATCTCGACTACCACCTGTCCACGCTGTTCCCGCCGGTCCGGCCGCGCGGGTATCTCGAGGTGCGTTACCTCGACGCGCAGCCGGGGGACGGGTGGATCGCCCCGACCCTGCTGCTCACCGCACTGATGTCCGCTCCGATCGACCAGGTGCTGGCCGCGGCCGAGCCTGCTGCCGGCCGCTGGTTCCCGGCGGCTCGCGAGGGGCTGAACGACGCCTTGGTACTGCGTGCCGCACGCGACGTGGTCGCTCTGGGTACCGAGGTGATGGACCGGACCGGTGTGGATCCAGAACTCATCGCTGCCGTCGCAACCCGGCTGCAGCGCGTCGTCGACAACACCCACGGAAGGCGAGCTTCATGA
- a CDS encoding (2Fe-2S)-binding protein, with the protein MSYTVSRLAEILADSVSWMSVRTADAVPGPDWVSCADLIAEQQAGGDPTYSWRAAAAADYARDYSIEPPVQVAAMFTLMWYVQVPSLVAGVTSAVTGMSPDVSPSSLAFKRHPVAHYPAEVALLSDEVVPLATAAVQLKDHTEAFLEGYQPGVKLGSLQRFGAVDDEVRAAIRLSEDAPYADRAAAAFGVSLEEKLRTSCCYFYVLPNVAACTTCPRFR; encoded by the coding sequence ATGAGCTACACCGTGAGCCGTCTGGCGGAGATCCTGGCTGACTCGGTCAGCTGGATGTCCGTGCGTACGGCGGATGCGGTGCCTGGACCGGACTGGGTCTCGTGTGCGGACCTGATCGCGGAGCAGCAGGCAGGCGGTGACCCGACGTACTCGTGGCGCGCCGCCGCCGCAGCTGACTACGCGCGGGACTACTCGATCGAGCCGCCGGTGCAGGTCGCGGCCATGTTCACGCTGATGTGGTACGTCCAGGTGCCGTCGCTGGTGGCAGGTGTGACCAGTGCGGTCACCGGCATGTCTCCAGACGTGTCCCCGTCGTCGTTAGCGTTCAAGCGGCATCCGGTCGCGCACTACCCGGCTGAGGTGGCGCTGCTGTCGGACGAGGTCGTACCGCTGGCCACGGCCGCCGTACAGCTTAAGGACCACACCGAGGCGTTTCTGGAGGGCTACCAGCCCGGTGTGAAGCTGGGGTCGCTGCAGCGGTTCGGGGCGGTGGACGACGAGGTGCGGGCGGCGATCCGGCTGTCGGAGGATGCGCCGTACGCCGACCGCGCCGCAGCGGCGTTCGGGGTGTCGCTGGAGGAGAAGTTGCGCACGTCGTGCTGCTACTTCTACGTGCTGCCGAACGTGGCTGCGTGCACCACCTGTCCGCGTTTCCGTTGA
- a CDS encoding ABC transporter ATP-binding protein, with protein sequence MHVENLTLAYDADVPVVDGLTLEVPSGRLTAVVGPNGSGKSTLLRGMSRLLAPKSGRVLLDGKDVHQLPARELARKLGVLPQGPVTPEGITAAELVSRGRHPHRGLFGRLTGEDDAAINEALQAVELTELRDRPVDQLSGGQRQRVWIAMVLAQGTQHLLLDEPTTYLDLAHAVDVMNVVHAAATSGRTVVAVLHDLTLAAQYADHLVVMGDGQIAAQGRPVDVLTAALLDEVFGLKATVVEVGGAPVVVPDRRLAG encoded by the coding sequence GTGCACGTCGAGAACCTGACCCTCGCGTACGACGCTGATGTGCCGGTGGTCGACGGACTGACGCTGGAGGTGCCGTCCGGGCGGCTGACTGCGGTTGTCGGGCCGAACGGGTCCGGCAAGTCCACACTGCTGCGTGGGATGAGCAGACTGCTCGCTCCGAAGAGTGGGCGGGTGCTGCTCGACGGCAAGGACGTTCACCAGCTACCGGCGCGTGAACTGGCCCGCAAGCTCGGTGTCCTGCCTCAAGGGCCAGTGACGCCGGAGGGGATCACGGCTGCCGAGCTCGTGTCGCGGGGACGGCATCCGCATCGCGGTCTGTTCGGGCGGCTGACAGGGGAGGACGACGCCGCGATCAACGAGGCGCTACAGGCAGTAGAGCTGACAGAGCTCAGGGACAGGCCCGTCGACCAGCTGTCCGGTGGCCAGCGGCAGCGGGTGTGGATCGCGATGGTGCTGGCGCAGGGGACACAGCACCTGCTGCTGGACGAGCCGACGACGTACCTGGACCTCGCACACGCGGTGGACGTGATGAACGTGGTCCACGCGGCCGCGACGTCAGGGCGGACCGTCGTGGCGGTGCTGCATGACCTGACGCTGGCAGCGCAGTACGCCGACCACCTGGTCGTGATGGGGGACGGGCAGATCGCCGCGCAAGGCCGTCCGGTCGACGTACTGACAGCGGCGTTGCTGGACGAGGTGTTCGGGCTGAAGGCCACCGTGGTGGAGGTCGGTGGCGCACCGGTCGTCGTACCGGATCGTAGGCTGGCTGGATGA
- a CDS encoding FecCD family ABC transporter permease, which yields MRSRTVALSVVFAALAIVVALVSLSVGTTKLPLADVVEVLLGGGRRGTRLVVLELRLPRVATGLLVGIAFAVSGALLQTLSRNPLASPDIVGVNSGASAGAVAVIVLAGTGGGNISGVAAKVGIPLAAVLGGLLATLIVGALSIQRGVVDAGKVVLIGVGIAAAANSLVAWLLVIGDVNDAGRAAAWLAGSLNARAWSDAIPVLIAVVLLLPVAMMFNRDLSALVLGDDVASSLGVRVARIRLVLLVIATVLAAMATAGAGPIAFVALVAPQVALRLTRMERPPLLTTAMLGALFVVLADLLARNGLQWAQVGPYELPVGVLTAVCGAPYLLHLIGRQQKGR from the coding sequence ATGAGATCGCGGACGGTTGCTCTCAGCGTCGTGTTCGCGGCCCTCGCGATCGTCGTCGCGCTGGTCTCCTTGAGCGTCGGTACGACGAAACTCCCGCTCGCGGACGTGGTCGAAGTGCTCCTCGGCGGCGGCCGTCGCGGCACCAGGCTCGTCGTGCTGGAACTGCGCCTGCCGCGAGTCGCGACCGGTCTGCTCGTCGGCATCGCGTTCGCCGTGTCCGGCGCGCTGCTGCAGACGCTGTCGCGCAACCCGCTCGCCAGCCCGGACATCGTCGGCGTGAACTCCGGTGCGTCCGCGGGCGCCGTCGCGGTGATCGTGCTCGCGGGCACCGGCGGCGGCAACATCTCGGGTGTCGCGGCGAAGGTCGGGATCCCGTTGGCCGCGGTCCTCGGCGGGCTGCTGGCCACGCTGATCGTCGGTGCGCTGTCGATCCAGCGCGGTGTGGTGGACGCGGGCAAGGTGGTGCTGATCGGCGTCGGGATCGCGGCCGCGGCGAACTCGCTGGTCGCCTGGCTGCTGGTGATCGGCGACGTCAACGACGCGGGCAGGGCGGCCGCTTGGCTGGCGGGCTCGTTGAACGCCCGGGCCTGGAGTGATGCGATCCCGGTCTTGATCGCCGTCGTGCTGCTGTTGCCGGTAGCAATGATGTTCAACCGGGACCTGTCCGCGCTGGTGCTCGGTGACGACGTGGCGTCGTCGCTCGGCGTCAGGGTGGCGCGGATCCGGCTGGTGCTGCTGGTGATCGCAACGGTGCTGGCTGCGATGGCCACCGCGGGAGCCGGTCCGATCGCGTTCGTCGCCTTGGTGGCGCCACAGGTCGCGCTGCGCCTGACCCGGATGGAGCGACCGCCGTTGCTGACCACTGCGATGCTGGGCGCGCTGTTCGTCGTACTGGCTGACCTGCTGGCGCGGAACGGGTTGCAGTGGGCGCAGGTCGGTCCGTACGAGTTACCTGTCGGAGTGCTCACGGCTGTCTGCGGAGCGCCGTACCTACTTCACCTCATCGGCCGCCAGCAGAAGGGACGCTGA
- a CDS encoding FecCD family ABC transporter permease, whose product MCSAAPTASRSVRRAAVLLVLVVVLVLAFAASLALGSRWLGPGAVWHALTANTGSDPDVIVRSLRFPRTVVAVLIGLCLGIAGTLMQGHTRNALAEPGIFGVSSGAAFAVVLGLQLGVVESVSSTVWVALLGALIATFAVQQLASRGTGSTPVGLALTGAAVAALLGALTSAIVLLDADTLDSYRFWAVGSVAGRGMDVAGQVLPFAVVGLLLAAVNARDLDMLALGDDVAAGLGLSIRRARLLGLGAIGLLTAAGVAACGPIGFLGLLSGHVARRLFGARNTWLIPAAGVIGATALVLADLVGRLVGGAGEVQAGVVLGIVGAPMFVLVVRRRAVAL is encoded by the coding sequence ATGTGCTCCGCCGCTCCCACTGCGAGTCGATCGGTACGCCGTGCCGCCGTACTCCTCGTCCTGGTGGTCGTCCTGGTGCTCGCGTTCGCGGCCAGCCTTGCGCTCGGCTCGCGCTGGCTGGGGCCGGGCGCGGTGTGGCATGCGCTGACCGCGAACACCGGCTCAGATCCGGATGTGATCGTGCGCAGCCTGCGGTTTCCGCGGACGGTCGTCGCGGTCCTGATCGGGCTCTGTCTGGGGATCGCCGGGACGTTGATGCAGGGGCACACCCGCAACGCGCTGGCCGAGCCCGGCATCTTCGGTGTGAGTTCCGGCGCGGCGTTCGCGGTCGTCCTCGGGCTCCAGCTCGGCGTGGTCGAGTCCGTCTCGTCGACGGTCTGGGTCGCCTTGCTGGGCGCGTTGATCGCGACCTTCGCCGTACAGCAGCTGGCGTCGCGGGGCACCGGATCGACTCCGGTCGGCCTGGCGCTCACGGGCGCGGCCGTCGCGGCGCTCCTCGGTGCTCTGACGTCGGCCATCGTGCTCCTCGACGCGGACACCTTGGACAGCTACCGGTTCTGGGCGGTCGGGTCCGTTGCCGGCCGCGGAATGGATGTCGCAGGCCAGGTCCTGCCCTTCGCGGTGGTCGGCTTGCTACTCGCCGCGGTCAACGCTCGTGATCTCGACATGCTTGCCTTGGGCGACGATGTGGCCGCAGGCCTCGGGCTGTCGATCCGTCGGGCCAGGCTGCTCGGTCTGGGCGCGATCGGTCTGCTGACCGCGGCCGGTGTCGCGGCCTGCGGGCCGATCGGGTTCCTGGGCTTGCTGTCCGGCCACGTCGCGCGTCGTCTGTTCGGCGCCCGCAACACCTGGTTGATCCCGGCCGCGGGCGTCATCGGCGCGACCGCTCTGGTACTCGCGGATCTCGTCGGCCGGCTCGTCGGCGGCGCGGGCGAGGTGCAGGCGGGGGTTGTCCTCGGCATCGTCGGCGCCCCGATGTTCGTTCTCGTCGTACGTCGCCGCGCGGTGGCCCTATGA